In one Methanothermobacter sp. genomic region, the following are encoded:
- a CDS encoding (Fe-S)-binding protein, producing MPGDRSLREKVTELLPGYNCGICGYARCDEYASALLKGRTEIDRCHFMYQELFTENLQKLQELLKGEDLLAEEKKVVGVLDGYEADFILKPLPHEGSCREVLFPFSRAELKKGDIIRYRPLGCPITHFAEILDENNGLITVHIVGPCHRLGREDFEFRDIGVCLVGGFEGMIDGELPNIGDTVRFLPAHCMMQKVHSGVVVQLEGRRAIIEGIDLKVWAPPVKVR from the coding sequence ATGCCAGGAGACAGATCACTCAGAGAAAAGGTTACAGAACTTCTTCCCGGCTACAACTGCGGTATCTGCGGCTATGCAAGGTGCGATGAGTATGCCTCCGCACTCCTCAAGGGGCGGACAGAGATCGACAGATGCCACTTCATGTACCAGGAGCTTTTTACAGAAAACCTTCAGAAGCTCCAGGAGCTCCTCAAGGGGGAGGACCTTCTAGCCGAGGAGAAGAAGGTTGTGGGTGTCCTTGACGGTTACGAGGCAGATTTCATACTGAAGCCCCTCCCTCATGAGGGTTCATGCAGGGAGGTGCTCTTTCCATTTTCAAGGGCTGAACTTAAAAAAGGGGATATAATCCGTTACAGGCCCCTAGGGTGCCCCATAACCCACTTTGCAGAGATACTGGATGAGAACAACGGCCTTATAACGGTTCACATCGTGGGGCCATGTCACCGCCTTGGCAGAGAGGACTTTGAGTTCAGGGACATCGGGGTCTGCCTGGTGGGGGGCTTCGAGGGTATGATCGATGGGGAACTCCCCAACATCGGTGACACCGTGAGATTCCTCCCGGCCCACTGCATGATGCAGAAGGTCCACTCAGGGGTCGTGGTGCAGCTTGAAGGCAGGAGGGCCATCATAGAGGGTATAGACCTCAAGGTCTGGGCCCCGCCTGTGAAGGTCAGGTGA
- a CDS encoding GTP-binding protein, which produces MRMVIVAGTPGSGKTAVLMHTLKSLKARGFNSSVVKIDCLYTDDDKKFEKIGVPTLVGLSMDMCPDHYAIYNIDDMIKWAEKNESDFLIIETAGLCHRCAPYTKNCLGVCVIDATSGPNTPLKVGPFLSTADIAVVTKGDMISQAEREIFRERILEVNPSAKIIEANGLSGQGCMELAEEMIESREVSLENEELRHSAPLAVCTLCVGETRVNKKHHRGILRRIDGFQTYEGE; this is translated from the coding sequence ATGAGAATGGTAATAGTTGCTGGAACGCCAGGATCCGGAAAAACAGCAGTCCTCATGCATACACTTAAGAGCCTCAAGGCGAGGGGATTCAATTCATCTGTGGTTAAAATAGACTGCCTATACACCGATGACGACAAGAAATTCGAAAAGATAGGGGTGCCCACACTTGTGGGCCTCTCAATGGATATGTGCCCGGACCACTACGCCATCTACAACATAGATGACATGATAAAATGGGCCGAGAAGAATGAATCAGACTTCCTTATCATCGAGACAGCAGGGTTGTGTCACAGGTGCGCCCCCTACACAAAGAACTGCCTGGGTGTCTGCGTTATAGACGCTACAAGCGGCCCCAACACCCCCCTCAAGGTTGGGCCCTTCCTTTCAACCGCAGATATTGCTGTGGTTACCAAGGGGGATATGATATCCCAGGCAGAGAGGGAAATATTCAGAGAGCGTATACTGGAGGTTAACCCATCGGCAAAGATAATAGAGGCAAATGGTCTCAGCGGACAGGGATGCATGGAACTTGCAGAGGAAATGATAGAGAGCAGAGAGGTTTCCCTTGAAAACGAGGAACTCCGTCACTCAGCACCCCTTGCAGTCTGCACCCTCTGTGTGGGTGAAACAAGGGTCAATAAGAAGCACCACAGGGGAATACTCAGAAGAATAGACGGCTTCCAGACCTATGAGGGAGAATGA
- a CDS encoding ATP-binding cassette domain-containing protein, whose product MIEKITVIGGYDKYGEKEPVEKVEIRKGEIFGVVGPTGSGKSSLIGDIEQLAQKDTFSKRKILVNDKEPSYEDRTNPRKKMVAQLSQNMNFLADMTVGEFLSLHAKCRGASEKCVDRVIELANTLTGEPIKKEHDLTILSGGQSRALMVADVAIISDSPIVLIDEIENAGIRKHDALKVLAGHGKIVLVVTHDPVLALMTDKRIVMKHGGMQKIVTTTPQEKKISRELNKIDELMLSLREKVRRGELVESIDLTEIIKES is encoded by the coding sequence ATGATAGAGAAAATCACAGTAATCGGCGGTTATGACAAATACGGCGAGAAGGAACCGGTTGAGAAGGTTGAAATAAGAAAAGGTGAAATTTTTGGTGTGGTCGGCCCAACAGGAAGCGGTAAAAGCTCACTTATAGGTGATATTGAACAACTGGCCCAGAAGGACACCTTCTCCAAGAGAAAAATCCTGGTGAACGACAAAGAGCCAAGTTACGAGGACCGTACAAACCCTCGAAAGAAGATGGTGGCACAGCTATCCCAGAACATGAACTTCCTGGCGGATATGACAGTGGGGGAGTTTCTCAGCCTTCACGCCAAGTGCAGGGGTGCCAGTGAAAAATGTGTGGATCGCGTAATAGAACTTGCAAACACCCTCACCGGTGAACCCATCAAAAAGGAGCACGACCTCACAATACTGAGCGGGGGGCAGTCAAGGGCCCTCATGGTTGCAGATGTGGCCATAATAAGTGACTCTCCCATAGTGCTCATAGATGAAATCGAAAACGCCGGTATAAGGAAACACGATGCACTCAAGGTGCTGGCAGGACACGGTAAAATCGTCCTGGTTGTAACCCATGACCCTGTGCTTGCACTCATGACCGACAAGAGGATAGTGATGAAGCATGGTGGTATGCAGAAGATAGTTACAACAACCCCCCAGGAGAAGAAGATATCCCGTGAACTCAACAAGATAGATGAACTCATGCTCAGCCTCCGTGAGAAGGTGAGGAGGGGAGAGCTGGTTGAGAGCATAGATCTCACAGAGATAATAAAAGAAAGCTGA
- the comA gene encoding phosphosulfolactate synthase, whose protein sequence is MNAFDFLTPPRRGKPRKNGITMVLDKGMGIKTAHDLMEISSDYVDFIKFGWGTLPLHRRDVVMEKIEMYRSFDVETYPGGTLFEIAYLNDKIQEYFDEARSLGFETLEISNGTVEIETDEKCELIEKAVDEGFQIISEVGKKDPVRDRLLSPEDRVELVRADLKAGACMVLMEARESGHNIGIYDENGNVKEEEFNHLLNELPQDRIIWEAPQKNQQVYFILKIGPEVNLGNIPPEEITALETIRRGLRGDTLGKVNL, encoded by the coding sequence ATGAACGCCTTTGACTTTCTCACACCTCCAAGGCGTGGGAAACCCAGAAAAAATGGAATAACCATGGTCCTTGATAAGGGAATGGGCATTAAAACAGCCCATGACCTCATGGAGATTTCATCAGATTACGTTGATTTCATAAAGTTTGGATGGGGAACCCTCCCCCTCCACAGACGTGATGTCGTCATGGAAAAAATAGAGATGTACCGTTCATTCGATGTTGAGACCTATCCCGGGGGCACCCTATTTGAGATCGCCTACCTCAACGATAAAATTCAGGAATATTTTGATGAGGCAAGAAGCCTTGGTTTTGAAACACTGGAAATATCAAATGGAACCGTTGAGATTGAAACCGATGAAAAATGTGAACTTATAGAGAAGGCGGTCGACGAGGGGTTCCAGATCATATCAGAGGTTGGTAAAAAGGACCCTGTAAGGGACAGACTCCTCAGCCCCGAGGATCGTGTTGAACTTGTCAGGGCCGACCTCAAAGCTGGAGCCTGTATGGTGCTCATGGAGGCCCGGGAGAGCGGCCATAATATAGGTATATACGATGAGAATGGAAACGTAAAGGAGGAAGAATTCAACCACCTCCTCAATGAGCTCCCACAGGATAGGATAATATGGGAGGCCCCACAGAAAAACCAGCAGGTGTACTTCATACTGAAAATAGGACCAGAAGTTAACCTTGGAAACATACCCCCCGAAGAGATAACAGCCCTTGAAACCATAAGAAGAGGCTTGAGGGGAGATACTCTCGGAAAGGTGAATCTTTAA
- a CDS encoding pyruvate kinase alpha/beta domain-containing protein, translating into MMESICYFESPGKENTERVLELVKERADKLGIRDFVVASVSGETALRLSEMVEGNIVSVTHHAGFREKGKLELEPGMKEKLIERGVSVYAGSHALSGVGRGISNKFGGVTPVEVMAETLRMVSQGFKVCVEISIMAADAGLIPVDREVIAIGGTAWGADTAMVITPAHMNSVFDLRIHEIIAMPRP; encoded by the coding sequence GTGATGGAGAGTATATGTTACTTTGAAAGCCCGGGTAAGGAGAACACTGAAAGGGTCCTTGAACTTGTTAAGGAAAGAGCAGATAAACTGGGGATCAGGGACTTTGTGGTAGCCTCGGTATCCGGTGAAACAGCACTCAGGTTATCAGAGATGGTTGAAGGAAACATCGTTTCTGTAACACACCATGCAGGTTTCAGGGAGAAAGGCAAACTTGAACTTGAACCCGGGATGAAGGAGAAACTAATTGAAAGGGGTGTCAGTGTATATGCAGGTTCACATGCCCTCAGCGGTGTTGGAAGGGGGATATCAAATAAATTCGGCGGAGTCACACCTGTTGAGGTGATGGCCGAAACCCTCAGGATGGTTTCACAGGGCTTCAAGGTATGTGTTGAGATATCGATAATGGCAGCCGACGCCGGCCTCATACCTGTTGATAGGGAGGTCATAGCCATAGGCGGCACTGCATGGGGGGCTGACACGGCCATGGTAATCACACCGGCACATATGAACAGCGTATTTGACCTGAGAATTCATGAAATCATTGCGATGCCAAGACCATAG
- the ftsZ gene encoding cell division protein FtsZ, whose amino-acid sequence MKFINDAIRESEKREKPSSISMNSEIDQELREIIEKSRAKIYVVGTGGAGNNTVTRLSEIGVEGAETIAINTDAQDLFYTVADRKLLIGRNVCGGLGAGGVPEVGEECAEESEDDIRRELEGADMVFVTCGLGGGTGTGSAPVISKLAKKAGALTIAVATMPFSAEGLKRRENAERGLEKLQSAADTVIVIPNDKLLEVAPNLPLNKAFMVADEILGRAVKGITELITRPGLVSLDFADVRSIMKGSGMAMIGMGEAEAGDRALESVYEALNSPLLDLDISNAKGALINISGSSDLTLQEAERIVEVVAEELDPDANIIWGAQIQDELQNVIRTTIVVAGVRSPYIYGSHGSAEKEFFEEKQREKDSVDESVLEEFIDGVF is encoded by the coding sequence TTGAAATTCATTAACGATGCCATAAGGGAATCTGAGAAAAGAGAAAAGCCATCTTCCATCTCAATGAATTCAGAAATCGACCAGGAACTTCGGGAAATAATCGAAAAGAGCAGGGCAAAGATATACGTTGTTGGGACCGGTGGGGCGGGTAACAACACCGTCACAAGGCTCAGTGAAATAGGGGTTGAGGGCGCTGAAACAATAGCCATTAACACAGATGCCCAGGACCTTTTCTACACGGTTGCAGACCGAAAGCTTCTGATAGGAAGGAATGTATGTGGTGGTCTTGGCGCGGGCGGTGTCCCTGAGGTTGGAGAGGAATGTGCCGAGGAAAGCGAGGATGATATCCGAAGGGAGCTTGAAGGGGCTGACATGGTCTTTGTGACCTGCGGTCTTGGGGGAGGCACAGGAACCGGATCAGCACCTGTGATATCCAAGCTGGCCAAAAAGGCCGGCGCATTAACAATAGCAGTTGCAACCATGCCCTTCAGTGCAGAGGGCCTTAAAAGAAGGGAAAACGCTGAAAGAGGCTTGGAGAAACTTCAGAGTGCTGCCGATACCGTCATAGTGATCCCCAATGACAAGCTTCTCGAGGTTGCACCCAACCTTCCCCTCAACAAGGCATTCATGGTTGCAGATGAAATCCTTGGAAGGGCCGTTAAGGGGATAACTGAACTCATAACCAGGCCGGGTCTTGTGAGCCTCGACTTCGCTGATGTGAGGAGCATAATGAAGGGTTCAGGAATGGCAATGATTGGAATGGGTGAAGCCGAGGCAGGTGACAGGGCCCTGGAATCAGTTTACGAGGCTCTTAACAGCCCGCTGCTTGATCTGGACATATCCAATGCAAAGGGTGCACTTATCAATATCTCTGGAAGCTCCGACCTGACACTTCAGGAGGCCGAAAGGATAGTTGAGGTTGTTGCCGAGGAACTGGATCCCGATGCAAACATAATATGGGGTGCGCAAATTCAGGATGAACTGCAGAACGTTATAAGAACAACGATTGTTGTTGCTGGTGTGAGGTCACCTTACATATACGGATCACATGGATCTGCAGAAAAGGAGTTCTTCGAGGAAAAACAGCGGGAGAAGGACTCTGTGGATGAGTCTGTCCTGGAAGAATTCATAGATGGAGTATTCTGA
- a CDS encoding protein translocase SEC61 complex subunit gamma → MKYRDSVLNFIKQSKRVLKVSKKPTREEYLNVSKVTGIGIILIGVIGFIISIIAQLLGG, encoded by the coding sequence ATGAAATACAGGGATTCTGTTCTGAATTTTATCAAGCAGTCAAAGAGGGTATTGAAGGTATCAAAGAAACCCACAAGGGAAGAATACCTAAACGTGTCAAAGGTGACGGGTATTGGTATAATATTGATAGGTGTGATAGGGTTCATAATAAGCATAATTGCCCAGTTACTGGGAGGATGA
- a CDS encoding transcription elongation factor Spt5, protein MEDSKNSIYALKTSVGQEKNVARMLARKVRDSGIEINAILVPESLRGYILVESSSKIDMRNPTIRVPHLRGVVEGKTAGEAEIEFEEVKRFLKPEPIISSIKKGSIVELISGPFKGERAKVIRIDESREEVVLELIEAAVPIPVTVKGDQIRIIQKEAD, encoded by the coding sequence ATGGAAGATAGTAAAAATTCCATCTATGCCCTTAAGACCTCTGTGGGTCAGGAGAAGAATGTTGCAAGGATGCTGGCCAGGAAGGTAAGGGATAGTGGTATTGAGATAAACGCGATTCTTGTTCCAGAGTCCCTCAGGGGCTACATCCTTGTTGAGTCCTCCTCGAAGATCGACATGAGAAACCCCACCATACGGGTTCCCCACCTGAGGGGTGTTGTTGAGGGGAAAACCGCGGGCGAAGCAGAGATAGAATTCGAGGAGGTTAAGAGGTTCCTCAAACCTGAACCCATAATATCATCCATTAAGAAGGGCAGCATCGTTGAGCTGATTTCAGGCCCATTCAAGGGTGAAAGGGCAAAGGTTATCCGTATAGATGAATCCAGAGAGGAAGTTGTGCTTGAACTCATAGAGGCTGCAGTGCCCATTCCTGTAACAGTTAAAGGTGATCAGATTAGAATAATACAAAAGGAGGCTGATTAA
- a CDS encoding 50S ribosomal protein L11 encodes MAKETVEILIDGGKATPGPPLGPAIGPLGINMMQVVEEINRKTADFEGMKVPVKIIVDTDTRDFEVEVGTPPTSALIMDELKIEKGSQDPGMDKIADISMDQVLKIARMKFDALLSNDYKSAVKEIMGTCVSMGITVNGKDPREVQREVDQGVYDDLLTS; translated from the coding sequence ATGGCTAAAGAAACCGTTGAAATTCTTATTGATGGTGGAAAAGCCACTCCAGGACCGCCACTGGGTCCTGCGATTGGTCCGCTTGGAATTAACATGATGCAGGTTGTTGAGGAGATAAACCGCAAGACCGCGGATTTTGAGGGAATGAAGGTCCCGGTTAAGATCATAGTTGATACCGACACACGGGACTTTGAGGTTGAGGTTGGTACGCCACCAACATCTGCCCTGATCATGGATGAACTGAAGATTGAGAAGGGTTCACAGGACCCTGGCATGGATAAGATAGCAGACATCTCCATGGATCAGGTGCTGAAGATAGCAAGGATGAAGTTCGATGCCCTCCTTTCAAATGACTACAAAAGCGCAGTCAAGGAGATCATGGGTACCTGTGTGAGTATGGGTATAACAGTGAACGGCAAGGATCCCAGGGAGGTTCAGAGGGAAGTTGATCAGGGAGTCTATGATGACCTCCTCACATCATAA
- a CDS encoding 50S ribosomal protein L1, translating to MQQEIVEAVKKAKELSRPRNFTQSMDVILNIKDLDINKPENRFDEEVSLPNGRGKDVKIAVIADGELALQAKNAGADLVITKDELEELGKNRKKAKKLANSYEFFVAQADMMPLVGRFLGPVLGPRKKMPKPVPATVNPEPILKRLRDTVKVRIKDQPVIHTVVGTEDMDDEKLAENIEAVLQTIDRKLEKGRNQLKSMYVKTTMGPVVRVI from the coding sequence ATGCAACAGGAGATTGTGGAAGCGGTGAAGAAGGCCAAGGAACTTTCAAGGCCGAGAAACTTCACACAGTCCATGGATGTTATTCTTAACATCAAGGATCTTGACATCAACAAACCAGAGAACAGGTTTGACGAGGAAGTTTCTCTACCCAACGGCCGCGGTAAGGATGTTAAAATCGCTGTGATAGCCGATGGGGAACTGGCTCTCCAGGCTAAGAACGCTGGAGCCGACCTTGTGATAACCAAGGATGAACTTGAAGAACTTGGCAAAAACCGAAAGAAAGCAAAAAAACTTGCCAATAGCTACGAATTCTTTGTGGCCCAGGCAGATATGATGCCCCTAGTGGGACGGTTCCTTGGACCGGTTCTTGGACCCAGAAAGAAAATGCCAAAGCCGGTGCCAGCAACAGTAAACCCGGAGCCCATACTCAAGAGGCTCAGGGACACTGTCAAGGTGAGAATCAAGGACCAGCCTGTGATTCACACCGTGGTTGGCACAGAGGATATGGATGATGAGAAACTTGCCGAGAACATAGAGGCGGTTCTGCAGACAATTGACCGCAAACTTGAGAAGGGCAGAAACCAGCTTAAGTCCATGTACGTTAAGACGACCATGGGCCCAGTAGTGAGGGTGATTTAA
- a CDS encoding 50S ribosomal protein L10 has translation MAHVAEWKKKEVQELQDLIKSHEVVGIANLADIPARQLQKMRQTLRDSALIRMSKKTLISLALKKAGKELENVESLSDYMEGQPALIFTDMNPFKLFKILEDSKTPAPAKPGAIAPADIVVPKGDTGFAPGPILGELQQIGIPAKIEKGKIVVSNDHVVVKAGEEIPPKVAGILTRLDIQPLEVGIDLRAAYENQTVYTADILTIDEEKTLSDIQKAFSQAFNLSVNAVIYTRETMPAIIQKAASKSFNLAYNASILTSETTDLLLAKAYAQMLALASAVADVNGEAVDDELRDKLSSRAAAPAPEEKEEEVEEEEEEEEEEEEEEEEDAAAGLGALFG, from the coding sequence ATGGCTCATGTGGCTGAATGGAAGAAGAAGGAGGTTCAGGAGCTCCAGGACCTCATCAAAAGTCATGAAGTGGTTGGTATAGCTAACCTTGCAGATATACCTGCAAGACAGCTACAGAAGATGCGCCAGACACTCCGTGACAGTGCACTCATCAGAATGTCAAAGAAGACACTGATCAGCCTTGCCCTGAAAAAAGCTGGCAAAGAACTTGAAAACGTCGAATCCCTCTCTGATTATATGGAGGGCCAGCCTGCACTCATATTCACTGATATGAACCCATTCAAACTCTTCAAAATTCTTGAAGACAGTAAAACCCCTGCCCCTGCCAAGCCAGGGGCTATAGCTCCGGCAGATATAGTTGTTCCAAAGGGTGATACAGGCTTTGCCCCTGGCCCAATCCTGGGGGAACTTCAGCAGATAGGCATCCCCGCCAAGATCGAGAAGGGAAAGATCGTGGTTTCAAATGACCACGTTGTGGTGAAGGCCGGGGAGGAAATACCCCCCAAGGTGGCAGGAATATTAACAAGGCTGGATATACAGCCACTTGAGGTTGGAATAGACCTTAGGGCAGCATATGAAAATCAGACAGTCTACACAGCAGACATCCTGACTATAGATGAGGAAAAAACCTTATCTGACATTCAGAAAGCATTTTCACAGGCATTTAACCTATCAGTTAACGCAGTTATATACACACGCGAAACAATGCCTGCGATTATTCAGAAGGCTGCTTCGAAGTCCTTCAACCTTGCATACAATGCATCGATCCTCACCTCAGAGACAACTGATTTACTGCTTGCAAAGGCCTACGCCCAGATGCTTGCACTGGCCTCTGCAGTTGCAGATGTTAATGGTGAAGCAGTTGATGATGAACTGAGGGATAAATTGTCTTCAAGGGCAGCAGCACCCGCCCCTGAAGAGAAAGAGGAAGAGGTTGAAGAGGAAGAGGAAGAAGAGGAAGAAGAGGAAGAAGAGGAAGAAGAGGATGCAGCCGCTGGTCTTGGCGCACTCTTCGGATAA
- the rpl12p gene encoding 50S ribosomal protein P1 → MEYIYAAMLLHTTGKEINEENVKSVLEAAGAEVDDARVKALIAALEDVDIEEAMETTAVAAAPAAATAPAAAAEEAEEEEEEEEEEEEAEEEAAAGLGALFG, encoded by the coding sequence ATGGAATACATATATGCAGCAATGTTACTGCACACAACCGGTAAGGAGATCAACGAAGAAAACGTTAAAAGCGTCCTTGAAGCGGCAGGCGCTGAGGTGGATGATGCAAGGGTCAAGGCTCTAATAGCAGCCCTTGAAGATGTGGACATTGAAGAAGCAATGGAAACAACAGCTGTAGCCGCAGCACCTGCAGCAGCCACAGCACCTGCAGCAGCAGCCGAAGAGGCTGAAGAAGAAGAGGAAGAAGAAGAGGAAGAAGAGGAAGCTGAAGAGGAAGCAGCAGCCGGTCTTGGCGCACTCTTCGGTTAA
- the alaS gene encoding alanine--tRNA ligase yields the protein MITMSRQLEELGYRKYECESCGNTFWSIRERSTCGDAPCDEYDFIGNPATSRSYDLYEIQDEFIEFFAERGHEPIRRYPVLAKRWRDDVFLVGASIYNFQPWVTSGLVKPPANPLVVAQPSIRLNDVDNVGRTGRHLTCFTMGGHHAFNSENNTVYWEEETVKYCHEFLTHIGIDPSEITFIESWWQGGGNEGPCYEVCVRGVELATLVFIQYRTLPDGGREEIPLKIVDTGYGLERFAWISQGTPTAYDACFGPVIEKLIELTGVEVNEEILAENARVAGMMDIETYADLRELRKRVADKLGISATELERATAPMESIYAIADHTRCLAFMLADGVIPSNVKEGYLARLIIRRTLRLMKELGMKESLKDIMNIQVEFLEGHYPEIREHHEHILSIIDLEEHRYAKTVKRGRRIVEKTIKYLRKDNKSEMPLEILIKLYDSHGIPPETIKEIAEESGFSVKIPDNFYTLVAEMNEAETETPEEDIHLDYPHTELLFYEQPDDLEFEASLLGVYEDGVILDRTLFYPEGGGQPSDTGYIESDGCRIRIKHAEKIGNVVLHRTDDEICLKPGETVRGRIDSDRRLQLTRNHTATHLIVASARRVLGDHIWQAGAQKGVKSSRIDLSHYRRIKQEELDEIERLANEYVMKNIPLDVRWMDRDIAEKRYGFILYQGGVVPGSMIRVVEIPGVDVQACAGTHVKRTGDIGLIMINRTERIQDGVERIEFSAGASAIELMQKNRDILRESADVFKVTPSQLPRTSERFFTEWKALRNEVSRLKEEMASLKILEVRDRVEDLNGLRVIIDTVEADMDEMKNMALELTESADAVVLANLEGHIVGAASDDAVKKGLRINEVIASAARVLGGGGGGKPHLAQGAGKGKDKIHEALEEARSSLESFGG from the coding sequence ATGATTACCATGTCTCGTCAGCTTGAAGAACTGGGTTACAGAAAATATGAATGCGAGTCCTGTGGGAATACCTTCTGGTCAATAAGGGAACGCAGCACATGTGGAGATGCCCCCTGTGATGAATACGATTTTATAGGAAATCCTGCAACCTCGAGGAGCTATGACCTGTACGAGATACAGGATGAATTCATAGAGTTCTTCGCTGAAAGGGGCCATGAACCCATCAGAAGATATCCTGTACTTGCAAAGCGCTGGCGGGACGATGTCTTCCTTGTGGGAGCATCCATATACAACTTTCAGCCATGGGTGACATCTGGTCTTGTGAAGCCACCTGCAAACCCTCTTGTTGTTGCACAGCCGTCAATAAGACTCAACGACGTTGATAACGTTGGAAGAACAGGGAGACACCTCACATGCTTCACCATGGGCGGACACCATGCATTCAACTCTGAGAATAACACAGTTTACTGGGAAGAGGAGACAGTAAAGTACTGCCACGAATTCCTGACTCATATAGGCATTGATCCATCTGAGATAACCTTCATAGAATCCTGGTGGCAGGGCGGTGGAAACGAGGGGCCCTGCTATGAGGTCTGTGTCCGTGGCGTCGAGCTGGCGACCCTCGTTTTTATACAGTACCGCACCCTCCCGGATGGTGGGAGGGAGGAGATCCCCCTCAAAATAGTTGACACAGGCTATGGGCTTGAGAGATTTGCCTGGATATCCCAGGGGACACCAACAGCCTACGATGCATGTTTTGGCCCGGTAATTGAGAAGCTGATTGAACTGACAGGCGTGGAGGTCAACGAGGAGATACTGGCAGAAAATGCCCGTGTAGCCGGGATGATGGATATAGAAACCTATGCTGATCTCAGGGAACTTCGAAAAAGGGTTGCTGATAAACTTGGAATCTCAGCCACTGAACTTGAACGTGCAACAGCCCCTATGGAGTCTATTTATGCCATAGCAGATCATACGCGCTGTCTTGCCTTCATGCTTGCAGATGGTGTCATACCCTCAAATGTCAAGGAGGGCTACCTTGCGAGGCTCATAATCCGGAGGACGCTTAGGCTCATGAAGGAACTTGGCATGAAGGAGTCCCTGAAGGATATAATGAATATCCAGGTGGAGTTCCTTGAGGGCCACTACCCTGAGATAAGGGAGCACCATGAACACATACTCAGCATCATAGACCTTGAGGAACACAGGTATGCAAAGACCGTGAAAAGGGGCCGGAGGATTGTGGAGAAGACCATAAAATATCTCAGGAAGGATAATAAGAGCGAAATGCCCCTTGAAATCCTCATAAAACTATATGACTCCCATGGAATCCCTCCTGAAACCATAAAGGAGATAGCAGAGGAATCAGGCTTCAGCGTTAAAATCCCGGACAACTTCTACACCCTCGTGGCAGAGATGAATGAGGCTGAAACTGAAACCCCAGAGGAGGACATCCATCTTGATTACCCCCACACAGAGCTCCTCTTCTATGAACAACCCGATGACCTGGAATTTGAAGCCAGTTTGCTGGGGGTATATGAGGACGGCGTCATACTTGATAGGACACTATTTTACCCTGAAGGAGGAGGTCAGCCATCTGACACAGGATACATTGAATCAGACGGCTGCAGGATTCGGATAAAGCATGCAGAGAAGATAGGTAATGTGGTACTCCACAGGACAGACGATGAAATCTGTCTCAAACCAGGGGAAACTGTAAGGGGCCGGATTGATTCAGATAGAAGACTTCAGCTTACAAGAAACCATACAGCAACCCACCTCATAGTTGCATCTGCAAGGAGGGTCCTTGGAGACCACATATGGCAGGCAGGGGCCCAGAAGGGTGTTAAGAGTTCAAGGATAGACCTCTCACATTACAGGAGGATAAAGCAAGAGGAACTTGATGAGATCGAGAGGCTGGCCAACGAATACGTCATGAAAAACATCCCCCTTGATGTCAGATGGATGGACAGGGACATTGCAGAGAAAAGGTACGGATTCATACTCTACCAGGGGGGTGTTGTGCCCGGTTCCATGATAAGGGTCGTTGAGATTCCAGGTGTGGATGTGCAGGCATGTGCCGGTACCCATGTTAAGAGAACCGGGGACATAGGCCTTATAATGATCAACCGAACCGAACGCATACAGGATGGTGTTGAAAGGATAGAATTCTCTGCAGGGGCATCGGCCATTGAACTCATGCAGAAAAACCGGGATATACTGAGGGAAAGTGCAGATGTATTCAAAGTAACACCATCACAGCTTCCACGCACCTCTGAGAGATTCTTCACAGAGTGGAAGGCCCTCAGAAATGAGGTTTCACGCCTCAAGGAGGAAATGGCTTCACTCAAAATCCTGGAGGTAAGGGATAGGGTGGAGGACCTCAACGGCCTGAGGGTCATCATAGACACAGTTGAGGCTGACATGGATGAGATGAAGAATATGGCCCTTGAACTCACAGAATCAGCCGACGCAGTTGTCCTTGCAAATTTGGAGGGCCACATAGTTGGTGCAGCCTCTGATGACGCTGTCAAAAAGGGTTTAAGGATAAATGAGGTTATAGCATCAGCTGCAAGGGTCCTTGGAGGTGGAGGTGGCGGAAAGCCCCACCTTGCACAGGGAGCCGGTAAAGGAAAGGATAAAATCCATGAGGCCCTTGAGGAGGCAAGATCCTCACTTGAATCCTTCGGGGGATGA